From a single Candoia aspera isolate rCanAsp1 chromosome 2, rCanAsp1.hap2, whole genome shotgun sequence genomic region:
- the RAB40B gene encoding ras-related protein Rab-40B, which translates to MNHVGSPVKAYDFLLKFLLVGDSDVGKGEILASLEDGATESPYGYNMGIDYKTTTILLDGRRIKLQLWDTSGQGRFCTIFRSYSRGAQGVILVYDITNRWSFDGIDRWIKEIDEHAPGVPKILVGNRLHLAFKRQVSTEQAQAYAERLGMTFFEVSPLCNFNITESFTELARIVLMRHGMDRLWRPNKVLSLQDLCCRAIVSCTPVHLVDKLPLPVALRSHLKSFSMANGLNARMMHGRSYSLTASNNNKRNSLKKAKIIRPLQSPPKPCTRNSCKIS; encoded by the exons ATGAACCACGTGGGCAGCCCTGTGAAAGCTTATGACTTCTTGCTAAAATTCCTCCTGGTGGGGGACAGTGATGTGGGCAAAGGAGAGATACTAGCTAGCCTAGAGGATGGAGCCACCGAATCTCCATATGGTTACAACATGG GTATCGATTACAAGACAACAACAATACTTCTGGATGGCCGCCGAATAAAGCTGCAGCTTTG GGACACATCTGGACAAGGCAGATTCTGTACTATATTTCGTTCCTATTCCAGAGGTGCTCAG GGTGTGATACTGGTATATGATATAACAAATCGCTGGTCATTTGATGGCATTGATCGATGGATAAAGGAGATAGATGAG CATGCTCCTGGTGTACCCAAAATCCTGGTTGGCAATCGCCTACATCTAGCCTTCAAACGGCAAGTGTCTACTGAGCAGGCACAGGCTTATGCTGAAAGATTAGGCATGACCTTCTTCGAAGTAAGTCCACTGTGTAATTTCAACATCACAGAGTCCTTTACAGAACTTGCAAGAATAGTGTTAATGAGACACGGAATGGACCGGCTGTGGAGGCCAAACAAGG TCCTGAGTCTGCAAGATCTTTGTTGCCGTGCCATAGTTTCCTGCACTCCTGTGCACCTGGTTGACAAACTTCCACTCCCTGTTGCCTTAAGAAGCCATCTCAAGTCATTCTCCATGGCCAATGGCCTGAATGCTAGAATGATGCATGGTCGTTCTTACTCTCTCACCGccagcaacaataacaaaaggAACAGCCTGAAAAAAGCCAAAATCATCCGTCCACTTCAGAGCCCTCCAAAGCCTTGTACCAGAAATAGTTGTAAAATCTCCTAA